A single window of Montipora capricornis isolate CH-2021 chromosome 14, ASM3666992v2, whole genome shotgun sequence DNA harbors:
- the LOC138031325 gene encoding serine/threonine-protein kinase ATR-like, producing the protein MADSGSISEKLAPIMTIMTSLIARRNPESLSTQEHHMSAKEIRKLLCEFFNSVLTDLDGVAVQLSRKTGGTPYSEMIWRFLRHCLGSFPECFVEVEPRVVQDSTCSTSHEAGHVQGNKICEPVQVFASWILSRILCVLADANCSALHDQGISAIVSLLQLVKGKDLVFYNKLLTEFVSLLEGLVIHLYLLQNRAYSLGDHALHPFGAFVEIPQPNMLLNVKGPQQVGI; encoded by the exons ATGGCGGATTCTGGTTCGATCAGCGAGAAACTCGCTCCTATCATGACCATCATGACAAGTTTAATTGCACGGCGGAACCCAGAAAG TCTTAGCACTCAGGAGCATCACATGTCAGCGAAAGAGATAAGAAAACTACTGTGCGAGTTCTTTAACAGCGTACTTACTGATCTGGATGGAG TTGCTGTCCAGCTATCAAGGAAGACAGGAGGAACACCTTATTCTGAGATGATTTGGCGTTTCTTACGTCACTGCCTTGGTTCCTTTCCAGAGTGCTTTGTCGAAGTTGAACCTCGGGTTGTCCAAGACAGTACATGTAGCACATCTCACGAGGCTGGTCATGTTCAGGGCAACAAGATTTGTGAACCAGTCCAGG TCTTTGCTTCATGGATCCTTTCCAGAATTCTCTGTGTTCTTGCTGATGCCAACTGTTCAGCTTTGCATGACCAAGGCATTTCAGCTATTGTCTCCTTGCTGCAG TTGGTGAAGGGAAAGGATTTGGTTTTCTACAACAAGCTACTGACTGAGTTTGTATCTCTCTTGGAAG GTCTGGTCATTCACCTTTACTTGTTACAGAACAGGGCCTATTCGCTTGGTGATCATGCCCTGCACCCATTTGGGGCCTTTGTGGAAATTCCACAGCCAAACATGCTGCTTAATGTCAAAGGACCTCAGCAGGTTGGAATTTGA
- the LOC138031327 gene encoding uncharacterized protein produces the protein MPPRNRISLEQRERIVRALEDVHEDYLAIAETIGVNRSTAREERAYREVCGQQGRNVTVALAISPTSGLVFHSAILGGMNGRRIDDFLAQTRLNLDPDEHVIFIYDGAPAYRNPAIRGPNSELRKLPPYSPFLNIVEQVVSALKAAIKADISRPEIQVQMNDRAEARREGLALGNYRTQLLLQALQKNIGTITVAKCGQWFRFMQTYLPRCINNEAIEG, from the exons ATGCCACCCAGAAACCGAATCTCTCTGGAACAACGCGAAAGGATTGTCCGCGCCTTAGAAGATGTCCATGAAGATTATTTGGCAATCGCTGAAACTATAGGAGTAAACAGATCGACTGCAAGAG AGGAGAGGGCCTATCGTGAAGTGTGTGGTCAGCAAGGAAGAAATGTGACTGTGGCATTGGCAATTTCACCCACTAGTGGTCTAGTGTTTCACTCAGCAATACTCGGAGGCATGAATGGACGAAGAATTGATGATTTTCTCGCGCAGACAAGGCTAAATCTCGACCCCGATGAACACGTGATTTTTATTTATGATGGTGCGCCAGCTTACAGGAATCCTGCCATTCGCGGACCTAATTCAGAATTAAGAAAATTGCCACCTTACAGTCCCTTTCTCAATATTGTTGAACAAGTTGTTAGTGCCTTGAAAGCTGCAATAAAGGCGGATATAAGTCGTCCTGAAATTCAAGTACAGATGAACGACCGCGCTGAAGCTAGACGTGAAGGACTTGCCTTGGGAAATTACCGCACGCAGTTGTTACTTCAAGCACTACAGAAGAATATTGGTACCATCACTGTCGCCAAATGTGGACAGTGGTTTAGGTTTATGCAGACGTACTTACCAAGATGCATCAATAACGAAGCAATCGAAGGATAA